Below is a window of Chiroxiphia lanceolata isolate bChiLan1 chromosome 9, bChiLan1.pri, whole genome shotgun sequence DNA.
CCCGTGACTGTTTGAATACCTCGTAATTCCTGACTCCACACCCCGTCCTCGTCCCGCAGCCTAATGCGATCACCACACCATCACATCCTCAAATCCTGACTCCAAGGAGTTCCGGGGAAGCCTTTCTTCCTGCTACATCCTGAAATCACCCACATCGTGCCCAAGATGCAGCTTGACAGAACACAAGTTGTTCCATTCTAAACTGGTTTAGTGAAGCTGAAAACTCACATAAAAATGGCTGTGAGCACATAGTTCCTCCTCAGAAACACACCCAGAGACATCCCCACCCATCCTTGGGTGCTGCTTTGTTAGAAACATTTGACTGAGAAGTTCCACTGAGAAAGGAGTGACCAGAAAAGCTGATTACAGATCTCACTGCTTGCTGAAACCACGTAAATCACGGAAAACTAGAGAGGGAACTATTTCATTCCTACGAACTACAGTGCAGAGACCTTGACACTGAAGGCAGAATACCTCAGCTGCTTCACTTCTACACCTAGTACAGGAatatatgctaaaaaaaaaaaaaaaggcgccTGAAAGCAACGTGCTAGTGTTGATAACAACTTATTagtcttatttttattctttcctacAGAAATAGGACAGAACACCACACATtaaggaaagatgaaaattttGCCACGTTTCTCCCTACCAGTAACAGAAGGTAAGTCTTAACTCTGGTAATAATTACTGAAAATGGATAAATTTAGTACAagtgtaatttattttgatttgcaACCAACTGGGCTGTGCCTTTTTGCTTTCTGGTTGTTTAGGAGAGCTTTGTCCACAGCCTTGCACCTCATTATTCtaagaataaaaacaagaagTATGTTGCACTCCAACAGAACCTTTGTGCCTAAGGACAGAGTCGCCAGTGATGCCAGGCAGCATCACTGCAGGGAAAACTGGAAAGCTCAGTTTCCCAATGCATTCTGGCACCAGTCAGAACTAGGTTATTCCAGATACCTCCAGTCACATCCTGTTATCAATAGGCAGCCTCTTACCAAAAAAGCAGACATGGGATGTTTCAAAGGGTTTCCAAACACAGTCAACCCTTACTTTGAGCACCTTTTCTGTGCACTAAATCACAATTATCCATGTAAAACAAGTTATTTGTCTCCCTGAAGCTTCTTAATACAAATACATCCTAAAATGGTTCAGAAGAGAAAACCAGAGGAAATCATGAAGTAAAGACATCTTCGATTCAGGAAAAGGTAACAAAACACTTACTCTTTTAAATAGTCTGGTCTACCCCAAACCACCAAAGTTTAACTAATTCTCACTTTCCTGAAtaactgggttttttccccacctgtAAGAATCACAAAGAAGTTACAGTGTCCAGGCTTCTGTCCTTAGGgtctggttaaaaaaaaggctaaaattAAAACTCACCATTTTAACTAAAGTTTTTTGCAGCACTCAGATGTCTCTTCTAATTAATTCCACAGGAGGCCTTTTCACGCAATTAAATGGGAGAATGACTCATAAACAGGAAGGACAGCCAGAGTCGCAGCCTCTGGTTTAACTAACCCAGTCTGTTTCAGGAGGCCAGTTTAgcttatttttatctttcttctgtCAAATTTACAGCACCAGTCAAAGTGGCCACAAGGGAGGGTGCCACGAACAATGCTCCCTAACCTCTCACCACTCTTCCCAGAGGAAGCAGTGACATTTCAGTAGTCCCCAGCAAAGTCCAAGAACAAAGAGTCCCACGATTGCTCCACAATCCAAACAATCCATCCTGCAAgtctgaattaaaaaagcaatgaagTTAAGGGGCAATAAGCCATCTCTGTTACCTGCATTAGCTGGCTGGATTGAATAGCAGCTCATATCAGAAcaaaggtaaattaaaaaacaattaaaagaaaaatagggaaTACCAGAGAATGAAAGATCCTTAAAGAGAACAGGAGAGGTAAAGACACCCGCGTATCCAGGAAAAAACATCCTACAAGGATGCATTTTAGCAAGCAAAGATATAAAGATTccttacagaaaaataacttcaagtCTGGAAAGACTCATGGCAGAGTGGTGTTTGCTTTAGTAATTTGTGAGACACTTGGCCCTGTTCTGATCTATTTTTGAACTAAAATCCACGTTCCCTTTACAAAGCAAGTAAGGTCAAGAATTACTGTCCTTTGGAGCTGCTAAATAAGAGCTGCTCATTTTCCAGCTTCCAAAAATTGCTGGATATTAATGGCTACCCacacaataataataacaatgcAGGTGACCAATGACAATTCCAGTATGATAGTAAACAACTATTCATCAAGATCTTTCAAATTTGGTTAATTAGTTCTGTTGTTTACATTAGGGTACTTCGTCATTTGGTAGGAAGCCCCTCTGACATGTCTAAAACCCACTGCCCAAATGCCTTGTAAAACAGACTTCATTGCTCTAGAAGAGCTGAAGAAATACTTCACACCATATATAACTGAAGATGTTTCATTTACAGAGGTGGAGGCTGAGACTTGCTCCACAAATCCTACTCTTTTTTCCATACCTCCTATGTGAAGCAGGACAACACCTTGCTGTTTCCTATCTCCTCAAACCACTCCAAACACTTCACTGTGGCACAAAATGCAGGCCTGTTTTTTGTAAAGtgaaacaggaattttaaaTTGTGAAACATCACCAACAGAGGTGAGTGACTACTTCACTGGACTCACAAGTATGAGTAGATTTTTCAAGATTTCATTAACAATGTTCCCTTGTAAAgacagaagaatattttctgcTGAGCCTCCCAGAGAAAGAAAGGCGAGATTTTATTATCATTAGTCCTGCATAACTGCCCTAAACCCCAAAGGACAAAAGACTTTAGTCTTGCCGTACTGTGAGTACCAGATTCATCAGATACAAACACGGGATAGGGAAGTCCTACCACTTTCATTGTTTGTAGAGTTCTAACATCAAATAGTACCTGAAGGACTTCCATTCTAAAGTTGTAACAAAAGGAATGGAGGTGGGGATAGAACAAGCTGAAAGAATGTGACTTACAGGAAAAGTAAGTCAACAATAagagttttatttcattcactTTTGAAGGGCATTTACATTACAGTCACTGTAGTAAGACATGGAGGAGTTACCGATTCAAGCACAATTGCTACAAGAAGTGAAGAGTGCTAAGTCAGTATGAATAATGTTTACTCTAAAAACAAAGCATAGAGAAAGTTAAATGCTACTGAACACTGGGAGTGTTCCACAGAAGGTGGTTTATTAATAAGTAGGTAATTAAAACCGTTCCCCTTGGCATGAATTTCAATTGATTCATTTTGCAATACCTTCCCTGAACCTCACTCCTTTTGCCAAGAGATAGTTGAGTTGGGGTCCAATATTGCCTGCCATAATTTATCAAAAATAATTAGCTGCAGGTCCCTGAAGACCTCCAATGCACAACAAAGAGACTAGATTCTCCTTTGAAAACAGTAGGGAAGTTAAAAGTTGTAATTGAACACCCttcattttcctccctgtttgAACTGAAGTGATTGCTCAAAAGGAGTTCAGGAGGAAGTGCTGAGAAGACATTTAGAATCAGGTCACAAGCACTCCTGCTCCATCGCTGATCAACCAGCATTTTATTATCAAGAACAGGTTTAAAACCAACCATACCTCAACCTTCAAAGTTTATACTCACAGGGTCTGATCAACACAGGAGCATCCTAAAAAATAATGACGTCTGGAATGCCCGGATTTTAATTTAACAGCCTGCTTTTaaagagcagttaattaggtaattttaaaaatagctattAAACTAGGATAGTAGAGGGGTGAGACCTGCCTGACTTTCCTTgttaaaacaagaaacaaactgaaagaaatcagGAACCACCTGCAAGATCTAGATTTTCCCAGAATAGCACATTGTAGTCACTCAGCCACATCACAGGCTTTGTTTCTTCAGTTGTCCCGTAGCTGAAGTACAGTCCTGTCTCAGATTAACATAACACATACCCAAGTGCTAAATATTTGTGCAACTGAGAAATAATGCTTTAAAGAAGTGGATTTGCAAGAAATCAGTAGTGAGAGGGGCCTATACAGCAAGAACAACGTGTCCTTACGGTGGTTTCAGTGACTTTATGGCTGGAAGGTATAATTGTCAATAAAGCCTCCATCTTCTGTGACACTGAACTCCAGGCTCACCACAGTATTCCCTGACACAAATACTCTCTTCTCAAAGAAATTTGATTCTTTGTATCAAATTACATAGCAACTCTGTCACAAACTATGTGAAGCAAATGAAAGATCGGTTCCTTCAGCCAGCCTTCCCCTACTTTTCAGTTTAATTGCATATCCTCCATTTCCTATgtagcagaagaggaaaaacaatcaTTTTGTGCCTtgcctcccctctcctcctcatTATTTCTCATATGAAGATCTTTCTCCACATTCCTAACAATTCTTCATTTTAACAATGCAGCTAACATTGTGTGCCCTTACCTATTTTGAACAATCAAGTCacaaagagacatttttttctacACGTGGTTCTTAGGCTTCCCGAGATACCTTactttctgggggaaaaaaacacaacccagCATGCAGGGCATAAGTTTTCATGTAAAAGTCTGCATTGGAtgtccagctctgtgtgtgtgtgtgtgtgtgtgtgtgtgtgtgtgtgtgtgtgtgtatatccCCTGATATATACAATAAGCCACCTCTACTTGCTGAAATTTTCCTTAGATCACGTGCAGCTGCCTTCCCTCTCACTGCATTAGAAAGAAATCTTAATGGGAGGTGGGACACACACATCACACTTGCATGAAACACACCTCTCTAGACattccagcacagagcagcGCACAACTGGTGCTGCCTCTGACCACTTACAGTAAATGATTTAGAAATCTTGGTATTTCTATCAAAAAACTGCCATCCTTCTCCAGCTGATAGCAATACAACCTGTTGCTACCACGCAGTAACAGGAAAGCTATTTCCTCAAGCCCTCTaaccagaaattatttttataccagaaaaatctgtttacAAGAAGCTGACAAGACTTTCTCACTTTCTTGCCCGTTAACGCATTTCCACAACTAAAAAATCTCCTCAGAAATCAGCTGGTCCTTGGAAATCCAATACCAGTTCAACTTTTAGTATGaaccaagaaaatgaaactgatGCAAACGATAACCATCGAGAGATGCTTCTTGAGAAAAACAAGTGGTCACACTAAGTGATGGGAACTGCACCTAATTCACTGTTCACCATGGAATCTCTGTGCCCAAAGGAAAGTAACATAACGTAAGTAAACATCTGtggttttccttctcagttATCACAGTCCCTCGACTTCAGGTTGCATTACTGTAACAGAGCCTAAATGGAATCTTGAAGGTCACGCTGAAATTTCGGCTGGTGCAGCATGTTTATACAATGATCTTTCACAACAGGGCCATATTatatctttatttctgtgtgagAATGGTTTCATATTCGTTACCAAGTGCAGTTCAGGGCAttaacttcaaaatacaaattccCCTATGGCTTATCTCTCGTGTACTTTGAGACACATTGGTTTTCCTGGCCTAACAGCCAGTAATACTTAGGATGGTCCAGCACACAACCACCTGATTTACTGGGTGTGGGAagaaccaccaaaaaaccacacagattTTCATCCGCAAAATGATTCAGTGGGGAAGAGAATTTTAAACAATGAGCAGGCtctgcaaaaaattaaaaaattttataaagGTCACCTACTTAAAGATGCCTCATAGTGGCTGCTGCATCACTATTTTGAGATGCTTGGGAAGTTTGAGAGAATAAATGCAGGTGAGTTCTTTCCTTCTAGTCCAGTTTCACACTTTATATTGTTTAAAAGCTACAATTATGCAAGTTCTTTCAAATggatgaaacattttttcccaggTATCCAGCATGTAAACTATAATTCTTGgtgatgaaataaaataaaaacatgaattttcaTTCCTATCATTACATATTCCAGACTGGGAAAGGTCAATTCCCTCAGTACCATCAAATACCCTTTTACAGCACTGGTTAGTTATGAGATACAGACTAATTAAATGGGATGTTAGTCTTTGCCATCATTATCACAGGTAACCACCATCAGCATCACCCACAACCTACAAACCAGCATTTTTGTAAGTTTGTACAAAATGCTGGTTTTTACGTAAAAATTTAGTCACTATTTTAACACACACTCTCATTGAATCTCAGCTTCTGTGATGCTTAATTCAACAAGATTGATAATGGCTTCTACCCAGATTGCTGGGGAATCACTGGCATCACAGCAGAAGTTTCCAAAAGCAAtcctgttctgttctgttcatCTGCTTTAGCAGGAACACTTTTATATAATAATACACAAGTCTCAAGATGCCTCTAAATTAAACCTTGCCTTATTAATGTCTACAATTTCCGGATTCATACATTCATCTGTTCACTGGAACAccagttttttaaattatccGCATACAACCATCTCATtgtaaatttataaaatattttgctttgaattaaGCTAGTCTGGATACAGAGCtgataaaaaacccacaaaaacaaacaaaccaccagaAACCACACAAGTAACTTCCCACTCATCTCCATCAAGGTTCCTGCTGTTCACAGGTGATTGACAAGCTCACCACTCAAGTTTCTGGTTGTCAAAACAGACTGTACTGATGGTAACTGTGTTTCTACATTTTCCTCCAAGCAGCCTGTCAAGCTGTCTGCTTTGACAGACCCTTTTCTGGGACAGGAAGGCAAAGCCATAAGCTATcgatgggaaaagaaaaggtgccTGATAACATCTTCTATTTATGTTAGTGGAAACCATCATTTCATATCAGCACTGAGTGTTAATGCACTGAAGAAAGCCATGGTGCTCCTGGTAAAGCTTAGAAACTGCCAATAAGGTTCACACTGCTCCTGGAATGTGGGTTATTTATACAGCTATGAAGTCGCTTATTAGCTCCACTGACTTCCAACGCAGCAATACAGACATTTATAGCCGATAAAATTAATGCCCTCCATATCCTTATAAGGCTGAATGGGGTAAAAAAAGGTACATTTAGGATCACATTAATTTCTGCTTCATAGTACTGCTGTGTTATCTAACACCTCTGTGGCCATATGatgtgaataaaatataaatggtgAAGTTAACAATTGCACTTCTCTTCCAGCAGAGTCATTAGACAACAGCATTGCTAAACCAGTTACAATGATTAAAGCAACTCAGCCACAGCTCAGGTTACTTTgaactttttaataatttctgtaaatttttcatttttttttacccactTCAGCCATTTTTCAATATGGCAAAAACATCCAGAAAACAGTAGCTACCAGCAGAGGGACAGGCGATTTGTCATTCACACTTgactgaaattaataaaataagagAGCTACTCTGAGGGAAAAGGCACGTGAAGGAAAATTCAACATTCCCAGTTcctaggaggaaaaaaccctgcatcAGTTCCCTGTCCTAAAACAGCACAGGCCTCAAAATGGCTTTTGAGGACAAAACCTGACACCAGGACATTCCCAACCACTAAAGCACATTAAAATGCAGCTACACCACCCCACGCTCTCGGTATGAAACCTTACCCACGCTCGCCCCGAAATCCAATGGCCAAAACAACGCCAGGGTGGAAAAATTAGTGAAAGTCAGGGGAGTTCCTGTGCGGTTTCACCACGGTTTGTCCCCACGCAGAGGGAGCCGAGGCCACCTCGCTCTTCCCTCAGGCGCCACAGACAAAAGAGCCACGaccaggggaggggggggtgtcCCGAGAACGGGGGGTATTAATTCCCGCATCGCTGTGGTTCAACACTACACGGGGATGAGTTTTCTTATCTTTCTAGCCACggagaaaaacaacagcactCGCAGGGTACACACAAAAGCCGCCTGTCCCTCGGCCGCCGCAGCCTGAGGCGATGCCgcctctccccacccccagcccggACCCAGCCGCCCTCCGCCTTCCCTGCGCCGGGCAGAGAGACCTGCGGTCCTTCCCCGCCTGCTCGGGGCGCTCGGAAATCGAGCCCGGAAGGAGCCTGAGGCCCGGCGAGGCACAGAACCACGGAACTGTCAGCGTTGTgaggcacctctggagatcagCTCGTCCGAGCGCCCGCCCCTCCGCCTCCTTCCCCGGCAAGGCGGGCAGAGCCCTCCCGCCCCATTGTTCCCTGCACCCCGCGGCGGAGCCGGCGCACTCACCACACGGGCCGGGCTCCCCGCAGCGCCCACCGGCCCCCTCAGCTCCGGCACACGGGGGCTGAAGCAGCgccctgctgctcctccggCAGTACCCGCGGGCCCCGGGGCAGCGCCGCCatcgcccgccgccgccccacCGCCGCCGCTCCAGCAGCGGCCATCTTGTGCGTCGGCTGCTCTCCTCACcgcctccctccttccctccctccccgcatCGCCCTCCCCTTCCTGCGCCCTCCTCCCCCAAGCAGCCGGGGCGGGGCAGGGAGAAACAGCCGAGTCACGGGCTGGAGCGCCGTGAGGGGTGGGCTGGGCAGAGGTGGGCTGGGCTGCGCTGCTCTAGGCAGGGCTGGGCGGGCGAACTGTCACCCGTGGCCGAGGAGGCGTCTGGCGGTCTGTGAGGGCCGGTATACCTCCCCGTTGCCCTCTCTCGccattttggggtgtttttcgCTCTGTCACCTCGTCTTCTCATCGCTAGCGGGCTCAGACGGGCATCGGGGCGGAGGTCGCGGCTCTTCACACGCCGAGCGCCGCCTGAGGAGTGCTCTGTGTGTTGGGAGCCTCCCGAGGGCCCACGCCCGccattttctctccctcagGATGCTCCTGTGTTGGCGAGCGCTGCGGTTCCCCTCATCTTCCCCGCTGCGACTGCCTCACGCCAACACACCTAAGAGCTTGGGGCTGGGTAATTTTCTAacttaaagggaaaataacacAAATTAAGCTGTTCCCGCTTAGGCGGCCGTTCAGGGCAAAGCCCTCGCCGCTCTGcccaccagccccaggggaaggagcagagctggactcGCTGCTGGAGAAGGTCCCCCGTAGCTTTATTTGCTGCAGGACCCACTGAAATCATCCTCAGCTTTAACAACACGACAGGTAAGATGTTTGGGGACCCACCAAGCCTTCCGGTATGGCAGTATCAGAAATAgctgaaatactgaagaaattttaaatcCTTATAAAATGCCTTACAGGTATTCATAATGACTCGTAGCATTTACTTAGCACTTACCGACTGatagttttaaaatgttatgaGAGCTAATTATTTGCCATCAGGTTATTTGAATGGGCATCGACCTGATGCCCATTTACAAGAATGTGAATATGGTGTAAAATACTAAGGAATTTATCCACatgtgttttcaaattaaagacCAAAAATAGTGTTCAGTGTCCCCGTCTTACTGCCCAGGTGTTTTGTCATGTCTGTGCCCAGATCTGTGGGAGCAATCCTGGTGTGAGGCCACTGTGTGGATGCTGGGTATGGAATCACtgcatttctattttcagtttgtAACACCGTGAGGAGCACACAGTGTATTATCAGTTCAATATCCGAACTGCAGCGTCGCATGAGctcaaaatacaatttaaacAGAGCAATGTCAGGTCAGAAGTATCCAGGCCCAGAGCCAGAGACCCAAGACAGCAACGTGCAAAAGGAAGCTGGGTCATGACATCCAGAtagaacacagaaataaatcacagaGCTAAACTCCTACACACAAGGAAAAACTACACAGGGGGAGGTTACTCTTCAGCTCCTACTTCTGGCTCTTGCACTGACCACAGACAgattttcatgttaattttaCAAGAAATGTGATGGTAGTAAGTATCCATTTTACTGTAGAAATCATCTCTATTATTTCCACCAAAACAAGCCTAGTGCTTATCAAGCTTAAATAACATTATTAAGAACAGCTATTAATTTATGAAAGCTGGCTTTTCTTACCATATTTTCTTACCACCAGAAGGTAACATATTTACAAATACCACCCTTAACTTAGCAAGAGCCTTAGTGTGAGTTACAAAAGAAGTGTAaattggaagtgttcaaggccaagctggatgggacttagagcaacctggtctagtggaaggtgtccatgcccatggcaggtggttTGGAGCCAGAGgagctttaaggtgccttccaacccaaaccattgtatgattctatgataaattGGGAAGTTTAACGTGGAAATGTCAGTCTTAAGCATTATGACTATTTTACTGTTGCTTCAAAAAGATTaacaggaaaaatttaaaaatccaccAAGAGAAATCTAAAACAAGCAATGTAAACATCAGAATCCTTAGTACCATTGTCACAAAATTAAGTAGCTGAATGAACAGTTTAATCAAGAATATTATACTTACCCAGATTTGTAAGTGGGAGATGATCACACATTAGtacattattatatttttatcattatatTGGCATTGTAATACTTTCTACAATGCCTCAATGAAACCTTCATACAACTTGTTCTTAATGGCTGTATAAATAATGTAAGAGTCTTTGTCCTGAAGCACCATCTTTCATATAACCAATTGGCAAACTgcagtgtaatttttaaaaatttaaaaaataaaattcaaatctGAATCATTATACGCTTATCTAATCAGTCCTCTCTCTTGGAAATGACCTATTAAACAGTATCTTTGTACATTATTATAGATCAATTTAAGTATTCTCTTCAGCCTATTATTCTAATTTAAAACTCTACATACCTGCCAGAAGGCAGGGTTAGAcgggatattaggaagaaattcctccctgtgagggtgaggaggccctggcacaggttgctcagagaagctgtggctgccccatccctggaagtgtccaaggccaggttggacggggcttggagcaacctgggctagtggaaggtgtccctgcctgtggcaaggggtggaatgagatagTCTTTAaggctccttccaacccaaaccagtctgagaTTCTATACCACAGAAAATTTCCAACCAGCAATAGCCATCCTTTGCAGACTCCTCTCCTAAATGTTACACAGAAATGTGACCCTTGCTGGAGTTATCAGTGTTGTGAGCAGAAGCAGAAGATGGCAGTAGGAGCTAAAATGGCCGGTGTTCTTTAAACCTTGGTTTAAAGTCACAGAAACTAGAAATGGTCAAGGCCTGAGGACATCCTGATACTTCCTAGTTTCTAGCAGGTAGTGTTCTGGTGTTCTGTTCAGTCTGGGTTTTAATAATCCGGTCTGGAGACTTCTCCCACTTTCTATACTTGGTTCCTGTGTATTGTTCCTGTATTGTGGAAAGCTTTTAGTTTTCAGGTAGTTTATGTTTTCCCTCAGCATTTAATTCCATCACCAGTATTAACACACTAACAATAATTTGCAGTATTACAACATAGGTTACCGCAGTTGTTGAAATTTAAAGATGTGGGATCTGAAATGGCCTATGGTTCTTATTATGTAACACTGCAACTTTAATTCTCAAACCCCATCTTACACCTCCATCAGTCATACTTTTCTAATGCTTCTAATGCTTattctttattctgttttctaaaagtTCAGAAATTTGTAGGTGAGCTTGTTCTCTCCTCGGGAGCTGCTCCCATGAGGTATCTAGATTAGTTTTAATGTCCACTTTCCCCAGTTACACAGCATTTCTTCCTGCATGACATGCTTAAAAACCCACAGGAGTAAGTTTGATTCTACCACATATAGTCtaaattttaaattcctttttttcttttgtttttccatccAAGAGGGGATAATGTGTAAGCATGGTTCTAGGATTTGACGTTTGTGGCCACTCTAGTAATGTTCTTCAGATTATGCCTTAAAAATGACTCCTCATTTTAGCCTGTATGACCGAGAGAAATAGGTAAAATACCAGTGTAACTGTCAAATGGTGTCATCTCACCATTCAATTTTTATACTGCTCTTTCATATAAAACTGATATAGAACTGCGCTACCAGAATAGCtgtctttataaaaaaatacataatttttaaaatgtgttggCAGTGTTTCACTTTGCTGTTTTAGTTACCAACGTGAGCAGTAAAGCTGATAATAAtggaaaaattctcattttgaaaCCTGTGATATCAGAATGAAAGACAAGGATGACGTATTTTTCCAGGTGGCTGCAAGTATGTAAAAAATGTCCTTGTTAATTCACACAGCCAGGATGTGTGAATGTAAACTACCAAGCATGTAAACCACagatgacaaaaaagaaaatctttagcACTTGTATGTGCTTGACCATCTCGTTAACAAAACCTAAATTCCTGCACTTTTATAAAATCCCACTGACAAAAGCAGAAGACCATATCTGTCCAACGTAATCATTTCAACAAATTCCAATATTTATTAAAGAGTATGCTGAATATCATCCAAGCCCATGGGATGCAGATGCAACTATTAGAGGTTGTTATATGTGCTTATTTGAAAACAAGAGGATGGTAGCAAAGTAGAGCCCTCCTCTGTGGAAGGACATGTTCAGTGTCTCCACCATAAGAGGCAAGATTTAGATTTCCTCTGTGCAAGAGAATCCTGAAGGATCTACAGGAATGTAAAGTGCATATATGTAAAATCAGAGTTCCTCCATGACTGCTTCTCTCCCAAACATTCAATTTGCAAACCTGCCAAACATCTCATTGAAAACTTTTTACAGTTCTTTGATGCTGTACGTAATAAATTTGCAAACTCTCCGTGCAGTTAttaatgtttgtattttcaGGCTACTTGAAATGCAAAAGATCTGTGTAAATATACCCTCTGGTTGCAGGTgctgtggaaaaagaagaaactataAGGGAGGTAATAAGAAACCTCAATGATTTCTCATTAGAAGTTTCACTTACTTAACTGTCccatctcctccttctcccactgGTGCTTAGGGATGCAGAATGCTGGCTCAGGGGTATATGCCCCAGATTCTCATTTGCTActtactgccttttttcttaCATGTAATTCCTGCTTAGCTTCAATCCCAGAGCTTCCACTGTCATTTAATACATCTCTCTCTGTGTGACAAAAATTTTGAAGCAATATAAAGTACAAGAATTTGCAGCATAGGAGGTGTGTAGACCCACCAGGCAGAGCAAGGCACAGGCACAGTaccacagcacatccctgttGTTCTGGTGCCCTCTGCTGAAATCACCATCTGCTTGGCTTCTGAATCACccccaggcagaggcagcagccaagtGCCATATGCTGCCACCTCTTTATCTTGCACTTccttgatttatttccttttctatttattctgTCTTAACAGAAAAGCACAACTACaatcctttatttcctttccttcttccagtGGTACTTAGATTGAAACTAGTTCTTTTCCTTCATAACACTGCTGCATCACATTTTACAACAGCCTTTTATTGAGCTTAGGAAGGTAATAGATGAGTTGAGATGCTAAACTATTCAGACAATTATGTTTTATAAGAATTCCagtgtgtatgtatgtgcataAAACCTCAAACCGCCTAAATTAGCAATGtaatttttgttcctttctggCAGATTTCCTTGCGTACAGTAAAACTGGGGGAAATAAGAGACAGAGAGGGCGATACAGCCAGCACAGTTTCTCTCCAG
It encodes the following:
- the LOC116791328 gene encoding anther-specific proline-rich protein APG-like, translated to MQLHHPTLSPRRKTTALAGYTQKPPVPRPPQPEAMPPLPTPSPDPAALRLPCAGQRDLRSFPACSGRSEIEPGRSLRPGEAQNHGTVSVVRHLWRSARPSARPSASFPGKAGRALPPHCSLHPAAEPAHSPHGPGSPQRPPAPSAPAHGG